In Zingiber officinale cultivar Zhangliang chromosome 3B, Zo_v1.1, whole genome shotgun sequence, a single window of DNA contains:
- the LOC122056185 gene encoding glycosyltransferase family 92 protein Os08g0121900-like, with protein sequence MRRRLATSPFSFAVFVFIFLAGSFSFRVSRDYLPSAALISTALRRPLTSRAVSELLGSSLPPPLDGVLLPDWEVLLVLSPQSSPSATAATADGSLICLFHTGVSSPARRAGATAFRCSLPRRLRRIRPFYAPRLIAASASSAASATGHDFDFPRREMIRWSMPVAYQSFSTEDEVIVFAKGINRRKHSVRPAADIKCVFSPASRGSALAATPATSSAQEVFRCPHPSVRLPSPLRVSLAVALEAAPIATVAEYRLPSIGSQPPSRSRMGVCACTMVFNAAKFLPEWVTYHAAVGIERFFLYDNASEDELDPVVKRLRSEGHDVIVRSWPWAKTQEAGFSHCAVSNRYECDWMAFIDVDEFILAPAWTNFNSPNRSMLGSLLPVQPEIGQVSIRCLEFGPSNQQRHPEAGVTQGYTCCRRAEQRHKSLVRLNAIDDSLSNSIHHFILKDNFKTKFMRRREARVNHYKYQAWNEFKIKFRRRVSTYVTDWKQSTSLGSQDRVPGLGFEAIEPRGWTGMFCEVNDTLLRDTTRKWFGTLGLEGEYRMPWQN encoded by the coding sequence ATGAGGCGGAGGCTGGCGACGTCGCCGTTCTCCTTCGCTGTCTTCGTCTTCATCTTCCTAGCTGGCTCCTTCTCCTTCCGCGTATCTCGTGACTATCTCCCCTCAGCCGCTCTCATCTCCACGGCTCTCCGCCGCCCCCTCACATCCCGCGCCGTCAGCGAGCTCCTTGGCTCCTCGCTGCCGCCGCCTCTCGATGGCGTCCTACTTCCCGATTGGGAGGTTCTCCTCGTCCTTTCTCCTCAATCCTCTCCGTCCGCCACAGCAGCCACCGCCGATGGAAGCCTTATCTGCCTTTTCCACACCGGCGTCTCTTCCCCTGCTCGCCGCGCTGGCGCTACCGCCTTCCGATGCTCCCTTCCTCGCCGGCTCCGCCGTATCCGGCCGTTTTATGCCCCTCGCCTCATCGCCGCCTCGGCCTCCTCCGCCGCCTCTGCTACCGGCCACGACTTCGATTTCCCTCGTCGGGAGATGATCCGGTGGTCGATGCCGGTGGCTTACCAATCCTTCTCCACCGAGGACGAGGTCATAGTCTTCGCTAAGGGAATCAACCGCCGTAAACACTCCGTCCGCCCCGCCGCCGACATCAAGTGCGTCTTCTCTCCTGCTTCCAGAGGCTCCGCTCTGGCCGCGACCCCCGCTACGTCATCCGCCCAAGAGGTTTTCCGCTGCCCCCACCCGTCCGTGCGTCTTCCCTCGCCACTGCGCGTCTCCCTCGCCGTCGCGCTCGAGGCTGCGCCGATAGCCACGGTGGCGGAATACCGTCTCCCGTCGATCGGTAGCCAGCCGCCGTCGCGAAGCCGCATGGGCGTCTGCGCCTGCACGATGGTGTTCAACGCCGCCAAGTTCCTCCCCGAGTGGGTGACGTACCACGCCGCCGTCGGCATCGAGCGGTTCTTCCTCTACGACAACGCGAGCGAGGACGAGCTCGACCCGGTCGTGAAGCGGCTCAGGTCCGAGGGACATGACGTCATAGTCCGGTCCTGGCCCTGGGCCAAGACCCAGGAGGCCGGGTTCTCCCATTGTGCAGTGTCGAACCGCTACGAGTGCGACTGGATGGCCTTCATCGACGTGGACGAATTCATCCTTGCCCCAGCTTGGACCAATTTTAACTCGCCCAACCGGTCCATGCTAGGTTCACTCCTCCCGGTCCAACCGGAGATCGGCCAAGTCTCCATCCGATGTCTCGAATTTGGACCATCAAATCAACAAAGACACCCCGAAGCTGGTGTGACCCAAGGCTACACCTGTTGTCGTCGAGCCGAGCAACGACACAAATCGCTAGTTCGTCTCAATGCTATCGATGACTCGCTGTCCAACTCAATCCACCACTTTATACTAAAAGAtaatttcaagacaaaatttatgaGACGCCGAGAGGCAAGGGTGAACCACTACAAGTATCAAGCTTGGAACGAGTTCAAGATCAAGTTTCGAAGGAGAGTGTCAACTTATGTGACCGATTGGAAACAATCAACTAGCCTAGGTTCGCAGGATCGAGTGCCTGGCTTAGGCTTTGAGGCGATCGAGCCACGTGGTTGGACCGGTATGTTTTGTGAAGTTAATGATACTTTACTTCGAGATACAACTCGGAAATGGTTTGGAACACTAGGTCTAGAAGGGGAATACAGAATGCCTTGGCAAAATTag